A single window of Cytobacillus dafuensis DNA harbors:
- the infC gene encoding translation initiation factor IF-3: MLLNEGIRAREVRLIDQNGEQLGIKSKIEALEIASRVNLDLVLVAPNAKPPVARIMDYGKFKFEQQKKEKEARKNQKIISVKEVRLSPTIEEHDFNTKLRNAVKFLEKGDKVKASIRFKGRAITHKEIGQRVLVRFAEACNEVATVESHPKMDGRSMFMVLAPKNEK; this comes from the coding sequence ATGTTGTTAAACGAGGGCATTCGCGCCCGTGAAGTTCGTCTCATTGATCAAAACGGCGAGCAATTAGGCATTAAATCAAAAATTGAAGCACTTGAAATTGCTTCACGAGTAAATCTTGATCTAGTTCTTGTTGCACCGAATGCGAAGCCTCCTGTAGCCCGTATCATGGACTATGGAAAGTTCAAATTCGAGCAGCAGAAGAAAGAGAAGGAAGCTCGGAAAAATCAAAAGATCATCAGTGTTAAAGAGGTCCGTCTAAGTCCGACAATTGAGGAACATGATTTTAATACTAAACTTCGAAACGCAGTTAAATTCCTTGAAAAAGGAGATAAGGTAAAAGCGTCAATTCGATTCAAAGGACGTGCCATTACTCATAAGGAAATCGGACAGCGAGTATTAGTTCGCTTCGCCGAGGCTTGTAATGAAGTGGCTACAGTTGAATCACATCCAAAAATGGATGGTCGAAGCATGTTCATGGTCTTAGCACCTAAAAATGAAAAGTAA
- the thrS gene encoding threonine--tRNA ligase, producing MSEVIKVSFPDGAVKEFPKGTTTEEIAASISPGLKKKAIAGKVNGQMYDLRRPIEEDGAVEIITQDSAEALEVLRHSSAHLMAQAIKRLYKNVKLGVGPVIEGGFYYDIDLEESLTPEDLPLIEKEMKKIINENINIVRKEVSRDEAIQLFKEIGDEYKLELIEAIPADETVTIYEQGEFFDLCRGVHVPSTGKLKEIKLLSIAGAYWRGNSDNKMLQRIYGTAFFKKEDLAEHLRLLEEAKERDHRKIGKELNLFMNSQKVGQGLPMWLPKGATIRRIVERYIVDKEERLGYNHVYTPVMGSVDLYKTSGHWDHYQDDMFPVMDMDNEQLVLRPMNCPHHMMIYKHGIHSYRELPIRIAELGTMHRYEMSGALSGLQRVRGMTLNDAHIFVRPDQIKEEFIRVVQLVLEVYKDFNIDDYSFRLSYRDPQDTEKYFNDDQMWEKAQSMLKEAMDEIGLDYFEAEGEAAFYGPKLDVQVKTALGKEETLSTVQLDFLLPERFDLSYVGEDGKPHRPVVIHRGVVSTMERFVAFLIEEYKGAFPTWLAPVQVQVIPVSPDVHYDYAKQVQEQLQAEGFRVELDDRNEKIGYKIREAQMQKIPYMLVVGDNEVAEKAVNVRKYGEQKSETISFADFTAALKEEVKR from the coding sequence ATGTCAGAAGTTATTAAAGTGTCGTTTCCAGATGGTGCTGTAAAGGAGTTTCCTAAAGGAACGACAACAGAAGAGATTGCCGCTTCAATTAGCCCTGGTTTGAAGAAGAAGGCAATTGCAGGAAAAGTAAACGGTCAAATGTATGATCTTCGCCGTCCAATTGAAGAAGATGGAGCTGTCGAAATTATTACACAGGACAGTGCAGAAGCATTAGAGGTTCTGCGTCATAGCTCTGCTCACTTAATGGCTCAAGCAATTAAGCGTTTATACAAAAATGTTAAGCTTGGTGTCGGTCCTGTTATTGAAGGCGGTTTTTACTATGATATTGATCTTGAGGAATCCTTAACACCAGAAGATCTTCCGCTTATTGAAAAAGAAATGAAAAAAATCATTAACGAAAATATTAATATTGTTCGTAAGGAAGTTAGCCGTGATGAGGCGATTCAGCTTTTTAAGGAAATTGGCGATGAATATAAACTTGAGCTCATCGAAGCCATTCCTGCTGATGAAACAGTAACAATTTATGAGCAAGGGGAATTTTTTGACCTTTGCCGAGGTGTTCACGTCCCATCAACAGGCAAACTGAAAGAAATAAAATTATTAAGCATTGCGGGTGCATACTGGCGCGGAAACAGTGATAATAAAATGCTTCAACGCATTTATGGAACAGCCTTCTTCAAAAAAGAAGATTTGGCCGAGCATTTACGCTTGCTTGAGGAAGCAAAAGAGCGTGATCACCGAAAGATTGGAAAAGAATTGAACTTATTCATGAACTCCCAAAAGGTAGGTCAAGGCTTGCCAATGTGGCTTCCAAAAGGAGCAACGATTCGCCGTATTGTTGAGCGCTATATTGTTGATAAGGAAGAACGTTTAGGCTATAACCATGTCTATACACCAGTAATGGGAAGTGTTGATCTTTATAAAACTTCCGGCCACTGGGATCACTATCAAGATGATATGTTCCCTGTCATGGACATGGACAATGAGCAGCTTGTTCTTCGTCCAATGAACTGTCCTCACCATATGATGATTTACAAGCATGGCATTCATAGTTATCGTGAACTTCCAATTCGAATTGCAGAATTAGGAACAATGCATCGCTACGAAATGTCAGGTGCCTTATCCGGTCTACAGCGTGTACGTGGAATGACATTGAATGATGCACATATTTTCGTTCGCCCAGACCAAATCAAAGAAGAGTTTATACGTGTTGTTCAATTGGTTCTTGAGGTTTATAAGGACTTTAATATTGACGACTATTCTTTCCGTCTGTCTTATCGTGATCCACAGGATACAGAGAAATATTTCAACGATGATCAAATGTGGGAAAAAGCACAATCAATGTTAAAAGAAGCGATGGATGAGATTGGACTAGACTATTTTGAGGCTGAAGGAGAAGCTGCCTTCTATGGTCCGAAATTAGATGTCCAAGTAAAAACCGCTTTAGGTAAAGAAGAGACGCTTTCAACTGTTCAATTAGACTTCCTTCTACCTGAACGCTTTGATTTATCGTATGTAGGGGAAGATGGAAAGCCACATCGACCAGTTGTTATCCACCGTGGTGTTGTTTCAACAATGGAACGCTTTGTAGCCTTCTTAATTGAAGAGTATAAGGGGGCATTCCCGACTTGGCTTGCTCCGGTTCAAGTTCAAGTGATTCCTGTTTCACCAGATGTACATTATGACTATGCGAAGCAAGTTCAGGAACAGCTTCAAGCGGAGGGCTTCCGAGTTGAACTAGATGATCGTAACGAAAAAATCGGCTATAAAATCCGTGAAGCCCAAATGCAAAAAATACCATATATGCTCGTAGTTGGTGATAATGAAGTGGCTGAAAAAGCTGTCAATGTCCGTAAATATGGAGAGCAAAAATCCGAAACGATTTCCTTTGCAGACTTTACTGCAGCATTGAAAGAAGAAGTAAAACGCTAA
- a CDS encoding putative sporulation protein YtxC, which yields MIEITFQKKEDAMNMFEYLHFYLASSTLANKNILQIEDQHIVRIDINPKMKNHLNIIKDVFYKFIKKSKQDVWFRRILSEHYYYKDEEEQQQILEIIHSLLEGNREELTAFLSEIDMERDLKTAINDLFDENISFSFDSFVKFRMRPLMIQMAKYVEISIDEYKMEQEYQIFIQTLRDFLARQKEKLWSIHLLIDDGIHFFDENFFEIKRADLKRMIDRKLLFNHPVYVDSVTIAPLLSIAPAVIYLYSEDIEQPLIRTIHNIFEERLILGSIDEFYKNKRELSFIADEKI from the coding sequence TTGATCGAAATCACTTTCCAGAAGAAAGAAGATGCAATGAATATGTTTGAATATTTACATTTTTATCTTGCCTCTTCTACACTAGCTAATAAAAATATTCTTCAAATTGAAGATCAACATATAGTACGAATAGATATTAATCCGAAAATGAAAAATCATTTGAACATAATAAAAGATGTTTTTTATAAGTTTATAAAAAAAAGCAAACAAGACGTTTGGTTTCGCAGAATTCTGTCAGAGCATTATTATTATAAAGATGAAGAAGAACAGCAGCAAATACTTGAAATTATTCACTCTTTGTTAGAAGGAAACAGGGAAGAGTTAACGGCATTTTTAAGTGAAATTGATATGGAACGAGATTTAAAAACAGCGATAAACGATCTTTTTGATGAAAATATTTCCTTTTCTTTTGATTCCTTTGTGAAATTCAGAATGCGCCCTTTAATGATCCAGATGGCTAAATATGTAGAAATATCAATTGATGAATATAAAATGGAACAGGAATACCAAATATTCATTCAAACATTACGAGATTTTTTGGCTAGACAAAAGGAGAAGCTCTGGTCTATTCATTTACTAATTGATGATGGAATTCACTTTTTTGATGAGAATTTTTTTGAGATTAAGCGAGCAGATCTCAAACGAATGATCGATCGGAAACTTCTGTTTAATCATCCGGTATACGTTGATTCTGTTACGATTGCTCCGCTGCTTTCGATTGCACCAGCAGTTATTTATTTATATTCAGAGGATATTGAACAGCCGCTAATTAGAACAATCCATAATATTTTCGAAGAAAGACTGATTCTTGGATCAATAGATGAATTTTATAAAAATAAAAGAGAGCTTTCATTTATTGCAGATGAAAAAATATAA
- the dnaI gene encoding primosomal protein DnaI, which yields MERINDTLKRLAGNEDFQKRYEQQRRQTLNHPDVKAFLKSHEDQLTDSMIERSLVKLYEYCNLSKECNKCPSLDGCVNFMKGYHPKLVIQRGSIDIHYDTCPRKVVEDEKRKNEKLIQSLYVPRDIIEASFASIYKDAERIDAVKKAASFSMNYTPGSRQKGLFFHGKFGVGKSYLLGAIANELAKKKVSSMIVYVPELFRELKSSIADSTLNEKIERIKKAPVLMFDDIGAETMSSWTRDEVLGPILQFRMQESLPTFFTSNFDFQELEHHLTYSQRGEEEKMKAKRIMERMKYLAEPVLVEGQNRRV from the coding sequence ATGGAAAGAATAAATGATACATTAAAAAGATTGGCTGGCAACGAGGACTTCCAGAAGAGGTATGAACAGCAGCGAAGACAAACATTAAACCATCCAGATGTGAAGGCCTTCTTAAAGAGCCATGAGGACCAATTAACAGACAGCATGATTGAGAGAAGTTTGGTCAAACTGTATGAGTATTGCAATCTGAGCAAAGAGTGTAATAAATGTCCTAGTCTCGACGGCTGTGTAAATTTTATGAAGGGATATCATCCTAAACTTGTCATTCAAAGAGGAAGTATTGATATTCATTATGATACATGCCCTCGGAAAGTCGTAGAAGATGAAAAACGTAAAAATGAAAAACTAATTCAAAGCTTGTATGTTCCTAGAGATATAATTGAGGCTTCTTTTGCTTCAATTTACAAGGATGCCGAACGAATTGATGCAGTTAAAAAAGCAGCATCGTTTAGTATGAACTATACACCAGGTTCTAGGCAAAAGGGGTTGTTTTTTCACGGGAAATTTGGTGTAGGCAAATCGTATTTATTAGGGGCAATAGCTAATGAACTCGCAAAAAAGAAAGTATCTTCAATGATCGTTTATGTTCCTGAATTATTTAGAGAACTGAAAAGCTCGATAGCAGATTCAACACTGAATGAAAAGATTGAAAGAATCAAAAAAGCTCCAGTCTTAATGTTTGATGATATCGGCGCCGAGACCATGTCAAGCTGGACAAGGGATGAGGTGCTAGGTCCTATTCTTCAATTCCGTATGCAAGAAAGTCTCCCTACATTCTTTACGTCTAATTTTGATTTTCAGGAGCTTGAGCATCATTTAACATATAGCCAGCGCGGTGAGGAAGAAAAAATGAAGGCGAAACGGATAATGGAAAGAATGAAGTATTTAGCTGAACCCGTTTTAGTTGAAGGTCAAAATAGAAGGGTATAA
- a CDS encoding replication initiation and membrane attachment family protein, protein MAQHWQEMLPIDRYAVAARGLLHEYDRKVLTFLYQPLIGSTCFSLYMTLWSELEENRLWSNSNTHHSLMNFMDLGLSEIYKARIKLEGIGLLKVYEKKDNNSRSFIYELIPPLTPEQFFLDGMLNIYLYRKIGKNQYARLKRFFSEDSLQSKDDYSEVTKSFQDVYMTTHIDSISYDVETEQAMKAANGNSFIGREENDPIQISQDTFNFELLEAGLNESLIPKKALTNKVRNAISNLAFLYGLDAIQMKNIVISAIMEDDEINIEELRKSARDWYQFQHNDQLPSLVDRIQPVTHRIQKKEPLSREEELLHALEITSPRQVLKDISGGAEPSKADLQIIEDVMFHQKLLPGVVNVLIQYVMLKSDMKLTKGYVEKIASHWARKKIKTAKEAIDLAKNEHKQYMEWAEGKKKRTKTAGNKKVIRTEMLPDWFEEIDNPAPERKNKYNEQELELKEKELNEILKRLQT, encoded by the coding sequence ATGGCTCAGCATTGGCAGGAAATGCTTCCGATTGACAGATATGCAGTAGCCGCTAGAGGACTTCTGCATGAATATGACCGGAAAGTGCTGACCTTTTTGTACCAGCCTTTAATCGGTTCTACTTGCTTTAGCTTGTATATGACTCTATGGTCTGAGCTGGAAGAAAATAGATTATGGTCTAATTCCAACACCCATCATAGCCTAATGAACTTTATGGACTTAGGCTTAAGTGAAATTTACAAAGCGCGCATAAAGCTTGAGGGGATTGGCCTACTTAAGGTATATGAAAAAAAGGATAATAATTCAAGGTCATTTATTTATGAACTTATTCCTCCATTAACACCGGAGCAATTTTTTTTAGATGGCATGTTAAATATATATTTGTATAGAAAAATAGGCAAAAATCAGTATGCGAGGCTGAAGCGCTTTTTTTCTGAAGACAGTTTGCAATCTAAAGACGACTATTCTGAGGTGACTAAATCATTTCAAGATGTCTATATGACCACTCATATAGATTCAATTTCTTATGATGTAGAAACAGAACAAGCGATGAAGGCTGCAAACGGAAACAGTTTTATTGGTAGGGAGGAAAACGATCCCATTCAAATAAGTCAAGACACATTTAATTTTGAACTTCTTGAAGCAGGATTGAATGAATCTCTCATTCCGAAGAAAGCTTTGACTAATAAAGTGAGGAATGCAATTAGCAATCTTGCATTTTTATATGGATTAGATGCTATTCAAATGAAAAATATCGTCATTAGTGCCATTATGGAGGATGACGAAATTAATATTGAAGAATTGAGAAAATCAGCTCGTGATTGGTATCAATTTCAACATAATGACCAGCTCCCATCTCTTGTCGACCGCATACAGCCAGTTACACATCGAATTCAAAAGAAGGAGCCGTTATCGAGAGAGGAAGAATTGTTGCATGCTCTAGAGATTACTTCCCCTAGACAGGTTCTTAAGGATATTTCAGGAGGGGCTGAGCCATCTAAAGCAGATCTTCAAATTATTGAAGATGTTATGTTTCACCAAAAGCTTTTACCAGGAGTCGTTAATGTTCTTATCCAATATGTTATGCTTAAATCAGATATGAAATTAACAAAGGGATATGTGGAAAAAATAGCTAGCCATTGGGCAAGGAAGAAAATTAAAACAGCGAAAGAGGCAATCGATTTAGCAAAAAATGAGCATAAACAGTACATGGAATGGGCTGAAGGGAAGAAGAAAAGAACGAAAACGGCAGGAAACAAGAAGGTGATCCGAACAGAAATGCTTCCTGATTGGTTTGAAGAAATCGATAACCCTGCCCCAGAGCGTAAAAATAAATATAATGAACAAGAACTTGAATTGAAAGAGAAAGAATTAAATGAAATATTAAAAAGATTACAAACGTGA
- the nrdR gene encoding transcriptional regulator NrdR, which translates to MKCPSCQNNNTRVLDSRPVDEYRSIRRRRECEACGYRFTTFEKVEEIPLIVVKKEGTREEFSREKILRGLIKACEKRPVALKELEEITYSVEKELRSNGVSEIQSESVGEMVMDRLVKIDDVAYVRFASVYRQFKDINVFIEELKELMKKEKE; encoded by the coding sequence ATGAAATGTCCATCATGTCAAAATAATAACACACGTGTTCTAGATTCCCGTCCGGTTGATGAGTATAGGTCTATTCGCCGAAGAAGGGAATGTGAGGCGTGTGGATATCGTTTCACGACTTTTGAAAAAGTCGAGGAAATTCCACTTATTGTTGTAAAGAAAGAGGGAACAAGAGAGGAATTCAGCCGTGAAAAGATTTTGCGTGGTCTTATTAAAGCATGTGAAAAACGTCCTGTTGCACTAAAAGAGCTAGAAGAAATCACTTATAGTGTTGAGAAAGAACTGCGCAGCAATGGTGTTTCTGAAATTCAAAGTGAATCTGTTGGTGAAATGGTTATGGATAGACTTGTGAAAATCGACGATGTTGCCTATGTGCGATTTGCATCTGTGTATAGACAGTTTAAAGATATAAATGTTTTTATAGAAGAATTAAAGGAATTAATGAAGAAAGAAAAGGAATAA
- the speD gene encoding adenosylmethionine decarboxylase, producing the protein METMGRHVISELWGCDFEKLNDMNFIERTFVDAALKSGAEVREVAFHKFAPQGVSGVVIISESHLTIHSFPEHGYASIDVYTCGDLDPSIAANFIAEALGAETCENIEIPRGMGPVQVKQANAL; encoded by the coding sequence ATGGAAACGATGGGTCGTCACGTAATCTCAGAACTATGGGGATGCGATTTTGAAAAGTTAAATGATATGAATTTTATTGAGCGTACTTTTGTGGATGCTGCTTTAAAGTCTGGAGCTGAAGTTCGAGAGGTTGCTTTCCATAAATTTGCACCTCAAGGTGTAAGTGGAGTTGTCATTATCTCGGAGTCACATTTAACTATTCACAGCTTTCCTGAGCATGGTTATGCCAGCATTGATGTATATACGTGTGGTGATCTTGACCCTAGCATTGCTGCAAATTTTATTGCAGAAGCGTTAGGTGCAGAAACGTGTGAGAATATTGAAATTCCACGAGGTATGGGTCCAGTTCAAGTTAAACAAGCAAATGCTTTATAA
- a CDS encoding glyceraldehyde-3-phosphate dehydrogenase has translation MKAKIAINGFGRIGRMVFRKAILDDKLDVVAINASYPAETLAHLIKYDTNHGRFEAEVVPEDGAIVVNGKRVQLLSNRNPQELPWKELNIDIVIEATGKFNSRDKAALHLEAGAKKVILTAPGKNEDVTIVMGVNENALNIQEHDIISNASCTTNCLAPVAKVLDEQFGIENGLMTTVHAYTNDQNNIDNPHKDLRRARACAQSIIPTSTGAAKALTLVLPHLKGKLHGMALRVPTPNVSLVDLVVDLKSDVTIEQINEAFEQASKGALHGVLDITDEPLVSIDFNTNEHSAIIDGLSTMVIGSNKVKVLAWYDNEWGYSCRVVDLTKYVAQELHKSTAVNVG, from the coding sequence ATGAAGGCGAAAATTGCAATTAACGGTTTTGGAAGAATTGGACGAATGGTATTTAGAAAGGCCATTCTTGATGATAAACTTGATGTGGTTGCCATTAATGCAAGCTACCCTGCTGAAACTTTGGCACACTTAATAAAATATGATACAAATCATGGACGATTTGAAGCAGAGGTTGTTCCTGAAGATGGAGCGATTGTTGTAAATGGAAAGCGTGTTCAATTATTGAGCAACCGTAATCCTCAGGAGCTTCCTTGGAAAGAATTAAATATTGATATTGTGATTGAAGCAACTGGTAAATTCAACTCTCGTGATAAAGCAGCTCTTCATTTAGAAGCTGGTGCGAAAAAGGTTATCCTTACTGCACCTGGAAAGAATGAAGATGTAACGATTGTTATGGGAGTGAATGAAAACGCATTAAATATCCAGGAACATGATATCATTTCAAATGCATCTTGTACGACTAACTGCTTAGCACCTGTAGCTAAAGTTTTAGATGAGCAGTTTGGGATTGAGAATGGATTAATGACGACAGTTCATGCTTATACAAATGACCAAAATAATATTGATAACCCACATAAGGATTTGCGTCGTGCTCGTGCATGTGCTCAATCCATTATTCCAACTTCAACAGGGGCTGCGAAAGCATTAACATTAGTACTTCCTCATTTAAAAGGAAAGCTACATGGGATGGCTTTACGTGTACCTACGCCAAATGTGTCCCTTGTTGATTTAGTTGTAGATTTAAAATCTGATGTAACGATTGAACAGATTAACGAGGCATTTGAACAAGCTTCTAAAGGTGCATTACATGGCGTTTTAGATATTACTGATGAGCCTTTAGTTTCAATTGACTTCAATACAAATGAGCATTCAGCTATTATCGATGGATTATCAACAATGGTAATAGGATCAAATAAAGTAAAGGTTTTAGCTTGGTATGATAATGAGTGGGGCTACTCTTGCCGTGTTGTTGACCTAACAAAATATGTAGCACAGGAGCTTCATAAATCTACTGCGGTAAATGTAGGTTAA
- the coaE gene encoding dephospho-CoA kinase (Dephospho-CoA kinase (CoaE) performs the final step in coenzyme A biosynthesis.), whose translation MSIIVGLTGGIASGKSTVSSLLIEKGITVIDADLEARLAVEKGEEAYEEIIAHFGDQILLEDRSIDRGKLGSIIFHNESQRLKLNNIVHPAVRKRMLGKRDQAVASGEKLVILDIPLLFESKLTYMVDKTILVFVDEYTQMERLMKRNQLSKEEALARINSQMLLKDKIQLADAVIDNNGTIKETEQQLMEILNKWNALKKGL comes from the coding sequence ATGTCCATTATTGTTGGCTTAACAGGTGGAATTGCAAGCGGGAAAAGTACCGTTTCCTCCTTACTAATTGAAAAAGGTATTACTGTTATTGATGCAGATTTAGAGGCTCGTTTAGCTGTTGAAAAAGGTGAAGAAGCATATGAAGAAATCATTGCACACTTTGGCGATCAAATTCTGCTTGAAGACAGATCTATTGATCGAGGTAAACTGGGATCAATCATATTCCATAATGAAAGTCAGCGTCTAAAGCTAAATAATATTGTCCATCCTGCAGTGAGAAAAAGAATGTTAGGCAAGAGGGATCAGGCTGTTGCAAGTGGTGAAAAATTGGTTATTTTAGATATTCCGCTCTTGTTTGAAAGTAAGCTAACCTATATGGTTGATAAAACGATATTAGTTTTTGTGGACGAATACACTCAAATGGAGCGTTTAATGAAGCGTAATCAGCTTTCGAAGGAGGAAGCACTCGCGAGAATTAACTCACAAATGCTGTTAAAGGATAAGATCCAGTTAGCAGATGCAGTTATTGATAATAACGGAACAATCAAAGAAACCGAACAGCAATTAATGGAGATATTAAATAAATGGAATGCATTGAAAAAGGGCCTATAA
- the ytaF gene encoding sporulation membrane protein YtaF: MMQIMSLLILAFAVSIDSFSVGLTYGLRKMRIPFKSIGIIACCSAITLMIAMTIGHITIQFLSPAFEESIGGIILICLGAWVLFQFFRPEKTRDVLPHEKTIVNFEIKSLGLVINILKKPMSADFDKSGTITGIEALMLGLALSLDAFGAGVGAALLGYSPYFLALSVAIMSSMFVYFGLKVGSVFSNSGWIQRFSFVPGLLLIVIGIWKI, from the coding sequence ATGATGCAAATAATGTCACTTCTAATACTAGCATTTGCTGTAAGTATTGACAGCTTTAGTGTTGGATTAACATATGGCTTAAGAAAAATGCGTATCCCATTTAAATCAATTGGAATAATTGCGTGTTGCTCAGCAATCACATTAATGATTGCAATGACGATCGGCCATATTACCATTCAATTTTTATCACCTGCATTTGAAGAAAGTATAGGGGGAATTATTCTAATATGTCTTGGAGCATGGGTACTTTTTCAATTTTTTCGACCTGAAAAAACAAGGGATGTTCTTCCGCATGAAAAAACGATCGTTAATTTTGAAATAAAATCATTAGGATTAGTCATTAATATCTTAAAAAAACCAATGTCAGCAGATTTTGATAAATCGGGAACGATAACAGGAATTGAAGCTTTAATGCTGGGGCTTGCACTATCGCTTGATGCATTCGGTGCTGGAGTTGGAGCAGCACTGCTTGGCTATTCTCCATACTTTTTAGCACTATCTGTTGCGATTATGAGTTCAATGTTTGTTTACTTTGGTTTAAAAGTAGGATCAGTTTTCTCTAATAGCGGTTGGATTCAAAGGTTCTCATTTGTTCCTGGACTTCTATTAATAGTAATTGGTATTTGGAAAATTTAA
- the mutM gene encoding DNA-formamidopyrimidine glycosylase, which produces MPEMPEVETIRRTLHELILNKKIESVSVFWPKIIKHPEEVAQFKDALVGQTFINTGRRGKYLILYSDDFALVSHLRMEGKYGLFKNTDETDKHTHVIFHFTDGTELRYKDVRKFGTMHLYLKGQEYDCLPLSQLGPEPLSDAFTKEILAVKLSKSKRHLKTALLDQKIVVGLGNIYVDEALFRARIHPERRADSLSDLELTRLYKEIISTLAEAVQKGGSTIRSYVNSQGQIGMFQLELFVYGRNGENCKVCDSELERIVVGGRGTVFCPSCQKK; this is translated from the coding sequence ATGCCAGAAATGCCAGAGGTGGAAACGATCCGCCGAACATTACATGAATTAATCCTCAATAAAAAAATTGAGAGCGTTTCAGTTTTTTGGCCCAAAATTATTAAGCATCCAGAAGAGGTTGCTCAATTTAAAGATGCCTTAGTCGGTCAGACTTTTATTAATACAGGGCGTAGAGGTAAATATCTTATTCTTTATTCAGATGATTTTGCCCTTGTTTCCCATCTAAGAATGGAGGGGAAATACGGACTTTTTAAGAATACAGATGAGACTGATAAGCATACCCATGTTATTTTTCACTTTACAGATGGTACAGAGCTTCGCTATAAGGATGTTAGAAAATTTGGGACAATGCATCTTTATTTAAAAGGGCAAGAATATGACTGCCTTCCATTGTCGCAATTAGGCCCGGAACCTCTTTCCGATGCATTTACGAAAGAAATCTTAGCTGTAAAGCTTTCGAAGTCGAAGAGACATTTAAAGACAGCCCTCCTTGATCAGAAGATTGTAGTTGGTTTAGGAAATATTTATGTTGATGAAGCACTTTTCCGAGCAAGAATACATCCTGAAAGACGGGCAGATAGCTTGTCTGATTTAGAATTGACAAGGTTGTATAAAGAGATTATTTCTACATTAGCAGAGGCTGTTCAAAAAGGAGGAAGTACGATTCGTTCGTATGTGAACTCTCAAGGCCAAATCGGGATGTTTCAACTAGAGCTTTTTGTCTACGGAAGAAATGGGGAAAATTGCAAAGTGTGTGACAGTGAGCTTGAAAGAATTGTTGTTGGTGGCCGAGGCACAGTCTTCTGTCCTTCATGCCAAAAAAAGTAA